One genomic region from Natrinema caseinilyticum encodes:
- a CDS encoding LUD domain-containing protein, whose protein sequence is MGVHAERFDATLADLDVPVTHTDPTGFNRTLETIARDPAIGTALPFESVSLPDWVDDEATPATLQSASTGITAASIGIADYGSVVLPATPSGAEQVSLFSDLHVAVVRADDIVPDMRTAIDRLGPRLRDGGSVIVATGPSATADMGALVRGAHGPRDVHVVVVETGDEADE, encoded by the coding sequence ATGGGTGTCCACGCAGAGCGATTCGACGCTACACTCGCCGACCTCGACGTCCCGGTCACGCACACGGATCCGACGGGGTTCAATCGCACGCTAGAGACGATCGCCCGCGACCCCGCGATCGGAACGGCGCTCCCGTTCGAATCGGTCTCGCTCCCGGACTGGGTGGACGACGAGGCGACGCCCGCGACTCTGCAGTCGGCGTCGACGGGGATCACGGCAGCTTCGATCGGTATCGCCGACTACGGGAGCGTGGTCCTTCCCGCGACGCCGTCCGGCGCGGAGCAAGTGAGTCTCTTTTCCGACTTACACGTCGCCGTCGTTCGCGCGGACGATATCGTCCCGGACATGCGGACGGCGATCGATCGGCTGGGGCCCCGACTCCGTGACGGCGGCAGCGTCATCGTCGCCACGGGACCGAGCGCGACTGCGGACATGGGCGCGCTCGTTCGCGGCGCTCACGGCCCTCGAGACGTCCACGTGGTCGTCGTCGAAACGGGGGACGAAGCGGATGAGTAG
- a CDS encoding LUD domain-containing protein: MSSVDRAAKADRIRHLLETEGDAVEANTLGFNRGRYESVADLEDYETLKEEARTIKENAIERLPELVDELTATVEENGGSVYLADDAADANRYIRDVANEAEADRVVKSKSMTSEELEVNDALEREGVDVVETDLGEWVLQVADDAPSHIVAPAIHKSREEIARLFTDQFEPDVPLETAEELTMFARERLGDLIEGADIGMTGANFITADSGSIVLVTSEGNARKTAVVPDTHVAVAGIEKIVPSVEDLAPFVELIGRSGTGQDITSYVSLLTPPVESPVVDVEEPDVAFADRDDRRDFHLVLIDNGRTAMREDDQLRETLYCIRCSACANSCANFQSVGGHAFGGETYTGGIATGWEAGVHGTDSAADFNDLCTGCTRCVNACPVGIDIPWINTVVRDRLNREGDDGRFEFVYDELVPDEEPGGLDLQKRLFGNYGTLARVGSATAPVSNWLAGLAPVRALMERVVGIDERRELPTFQRETLREWYDARGPRIDTADADREVVLYPDTYTNYVDTDRGKAAVRVLETLGVRVRVPAVGESGRAPFSQGMVATANRQASRVYAALAEDVDAGRDVVVIEPSDLAMFRREYEKLLPERSFERLRDNSYDICEYVYGVLENGGDPGGLRTAGDGPGIAYHAHCQQRTLGLDRYTTAVLDYLGYDVVESDVECCGMAGSFGYKREYYELSTDVGDRLADQFAEPDARDRLVVASGTSCEEQLGDLLDRDAVHPIEVIDPRFRWPDP; the protein is encoded by the coding sequence ATGAGTAGCGTCGATCGCGCGGCGAAAGCCGATCGGATCCGCCACCTCCTCGAGACCGAGGGGGACGCCGTCGAGGCCAACACGCTCGGTTTCAATCGGGGCCGATACGAGTCGGTCGCGGACCTGGAGGACTACGAAACGCTGAAAGAGGAGGCCCGAACGATCAAAGAAAACGCGATCGAACGGCTCCCGGAACTCGTCGACGAACTCACCGCGACCGTCGAGGAAAACGGCGGCAGCGTGTACCTCGCCGACGATGCGGCGGATGCGAACCGCTACATCCGCGACGTCGCGAACGAGGCGGAAGCCGATCGGGTCGTCAAGTCGAAGTCGATGACCAGCGAGGAACTGGAAGTCAACGACGCACTCGAACGCGAGGGCGTCGACGTCGTCGAGACCGACCTGGGCGAGTGGGTCCTGCAGGTCGCCGACGACGCGCCCTCGCATATCGTTGCGCCGGCGATCCACAAGTCGCGCGAGGAGATCGCCCGGCTCTTCACGGATCAATTCGAGCCCGATGTGCCGCTCGAAACCGCCGAGGAGCTGACGATGTTCGCCCGCGAGCGCCTCGGCGACCTGATCGAGGGGGCTGACATCGGTATGACCGGCGCGAACTTCATCACCGCGGATTCGGGGTCGATCGTGCTGGTGACGAGCGAGGGCAACGCCCGGAAGACGGCCGTCGTTCCGGACACCCACGTCGCCGTCGCCGGCATCGAAAAGATCGTTCCGTCGGTCGAGGACCTCGCCCCCTTCGTCGAACTGATCGGCCGATCGGGGACCGGACAGGACATCACGTCGTACGTCTCCTTGCTGACGCCGCCGGTCGAATCCCCCGTCGTCGACGTCGAAGAACCCGACGTCGCGTTCGCGGACCGCGACGACCGTCGAGACTTCCACCTCGTGTTGATCGACAACGGCCGCACGGCGATGCGCGAGGACGACCAGCTTCGCGAGACGCTGTACTGCATCCGGTGTTCGGCCTGTGCGAACTCGTGTGCGAACTTCCAGTCGGTCGGCGGCCACGCCTTCGGCGGGGAGACGTACACTGGCGGGATCGCGACCGGGTGGGAAGCGGGCGTCCACGGCACCGACAGCGCGGCCGATTTCAACGACCTCTGTACCGGCTGTACGCGCTGCGTGAACGCCTGTCCGGTCGGAATCGACATCCCGTGGATCAACACCGTCGTCAGGGATCGGCTCAACCGCGAGGGCGACGACGGCCGGTTCGAGTTCGTCTACGACGAACTGGTCCCCGACGAGGAACCCGGAGGCCTCGACCTCCAGAAGCGACTGTTCGGAAACTACGGGACGCTCGCGAGGGTCGGGAGCGCGACCGCCCCGGTCTCGAACTGGCTCGCCGGTCTCGCCCCGGTCAGGGCGCTCATGGAGCGCGTCGTCGGTATCGACGAGCGCCGGGAGCTCCCGACCTTCCAGCGCGAGACGCTTCGCGAGTGGTACGACGCGCGCGGACCGCGGATCGACACCGCCGACGCGGACCGCGAGGTCGTCCTCTACCCCGACACATACACGAACTACGTCGACACCGATCGGGGCAAGGCCGCCGTCCGCGTCCTGGAGACGCTCGGCGTTCGCGTTCGCGTTCCCGCGGTCGGCGAAAGCGGTCGCGCGCCGTTCTCACAGGGGATGGTCGCGACCGCCAACCGGCAGGCGAGCCGCGTTTACGCGGCCCTCGCCGAGGACGTCGACGCCGGCCGGGACGTCGTCGTGATCGAACCCAGCGACCTCGCGATGTTCCGCCGCGAGTACGAGAAACTCCTGCCCGAGCGATCGTTCGAACGCCTCCGCGACAACAGCTACGATATCTGCGAGTACGTCTACGGCGTCCTCGAGAACGGCGGCGATCCCGGGGGACTCCGAACCGCTGGCGACGGCCCGGGGATCGCCTACCACGCACACTGCCAGCAACGAACGCTGGGACTCGATCGCTACACGACCGCCGTCTTGGATTACCTCGGATACGACGTCGTCGAGAGCGACGTCGAGTGTTGCGGGATGGCCGGCAGTTTCGGCTACAAGCGCGAGTACTACGAGTTGAGTACGGACGTCGGCGACCGTCTCGCGGACCAGTTCGCCGAACCCGACGCGCGCGATCGACTGGTCGTCGCCAGCGGGACCTCCTGTGAGGAACAGTTGGGGGACCTGCTCGATCGCGACGCGGTCCATCCGATAGAAGTGATCGATCCGCGCTTCCGCTGGCCCGACCCCTGA
- a CDS encoding AMP-binding protein — translation MSGNTSPSLEDIDEIVHEPDQEFVESTNVYDFMQAYDIDDYDDLIERTTTAVEGEPESGVDWFWDELVDYLGIDFYEPYDEVRDDGESRSASEDTSGETARRDGPQFTEWYPGGELNVAHNVVDRHAALDEERRNKVATIWEGEDGDVREVTYHELHRQSNQVANALSERGIETGDTVALYMPMVPEVVSILYGCFKVGAIAVPIFSGFGVDAAATRIADSEPSVLFTGDGFYRRGDPVFLKSAADEAIAEAGHVEHTIVFDRFGTNSGRGEGEIPWNDGRDEWWTDAVESQDDEYETKSLDSSQESMLLYSSGTTGQPKGIVHTHAGAQVQCAKEVYFGMDLEPADRFFWVSDIGWMMGPWTLIGTHTFGGTAFMYEGAPDHPEPDRFWEMIDRHKLTQFGISPTAIRALRKHGDDWLSGHDLSSLRILGSTGEPWDPESWQWFYENVGGGECPIINISGGTEICGCFLMPMPTQPLKPCTLGGPGLGMDIDIVDPEGNSIRETNERGYLVARDSCPSMTKSLWSGDERYLEEYWSTFEDMWNHGDWAQKDADGFWFLHGRADDTLNVAGRKVGPAEVEGALIDHDAVNQAAAIGAPDDTTGTAVVAYVVLEDGVDETDDLRDELREQVGEELGKPFRPREVLYVDEFPKTQSGKIIRRAIQGTYVGEDLGDMSSIENPAALENLEDAR, via the coding sequence ATGTCTGGGAACACGAGTCCGAGCCTCGAGGACATCGACGAGATCGTCCACGAACCCGATCAGGAGTTCGTCGAGTCGACGAACGTCTACGACTTCATGCAGGCGTACGACATCGACGACTACGACGATCTGATCGAGCGGACGACGACGGCCGTCGAGGGCGAACCCGAAAGCGGCGTCGACTGGTTCTGGGACGAACTGGTCGACTACCTCGGAATCGACTTCTACGAACCGTACGACGAGGTGCGAGACGACGGCGAGTCGCGAAGCGCCTCGGAAGACACGAGCGGTGAAACCGCGCGTCGCGACGGTCCGCAGTTCACGGAGTGGTATCCCGGCGGCGAACTCAACGTCGCCCACAACGTCGTCGATCGCCACGCCGCCCTCGACGAGGAGCGCCGGAACAAAGTCGCGACCATCTGGGAGGGCGAGGACGGCGACGTCCGGGAGGTGACGTATCACGAACTTCACCGGCAGTCGAACCAGGTCGCCAACGCGCTCTCCGAGCGCGGCATCGAGACGGGCGATACGGTCGCACTCTACATGCCGATGGTCCCCGAGGTCGTCTCGATCCTCTATGGCTGTTTCAAGGTCGGCGCCATCGCGGTCCCGATCTTCTCCGGTTTCGGCGTGGACGCGGCGGCGACCCGGATCGCCGACTCCGAACCCTCGGTGCTGTTCACCGGCGACGGGTTCTACCGCCGCGGCGACCCCGTCTTCCTCAAGTCCGCGGCCGACGAGGCGATCGCGGAGGCGGGACACGTCGAACACACGATCGTGTTCGATCGGTTCGGTACCAACTCGGGACGCGGCGAGGGCGAGATCCCGTGGAACGACGGTCGCGACGAGTGGTGGACCGACGCCGTCGAATCTCAGGACGACGAGTACGAGACGAAGTCGCTCGACTCGAGCCAGGAGTCGATGCTCCTCTACTCGTCGGGGACGACCGGCCAGCCGAAGGGAATCGTTCACACCCACGCGGGCGCGCAAGTCCAGTGTGCGAAGGAAGTGTACTTCGGGATGGACCTCGAACCCGCCGACCGCTTCTTCTGGGTGTCCGATATCGGCTGGATGATGGGGCCGTGGACGCTGATCGGGACCCACACGTTCGGCGGCACCGCCTTCATGTACGAAGGCGCACCGGACCACCCCGAGCCCGATCGCTTCTGGGAGATGATCGACCGCCACAAACTCACGCAGTTCGGCATCTCGCCGACCGCGATCCGCGCGCTGCGCAAACACGGGGACGACTGGCTCTCCGGCCACGACCTCTCGAGCCTCCGTATCCTGGGCTCGACGGGCGAGCCGTGGGACCCCGAATCCTGGCAGTGGTTCTACGAGAACGTCGGCGGCGGCGAGTGTCCGATCATCAACATCTCCGGCGGGACCGAAATCTGCGGGTGCTTCCTGATGCCGATGCCGACCCAGCCGCTCAAACCCTGTACGCTCGGCGGCCCGGGACTCGGGATGGACATCGACATCGTCGACCCCGAGGGGAACTCGATCAGGGAGACGAACGAACGCGGGTACCTCGTCGCGAGGGATTCGTGTCCGTCGATGACGAAATCGCTGTGGTCGGGCGACGAACGCTATCTCGAGGAGTACTGGTCGACCTTCGAGGACATGTGGAACCACGGCGACTGGGCCCAGAAGGACGCGGACGGGTTCTGGTTCCTCCACGGCCGGGCCGACGATACGCTCAACGTCGCGGGCCGCAAGGTCGGCCCCGCCGAAGTCGAAGGGGCGCTCATCGACCACGACGCGGTCAATCAGGCCGCGGCGATCGGCGCGCCCGACGACACGACCGGCACCGCCGTCGTCGCCTACGTCGTCCTCGAGGACGGCGTCGACGAGACGGACGACCTCCGGGACGAACTGCGCGAACAGGTGGGCGAGGAACTCGGCAAGCCGTTCCGCCCGCGCGAGGTGCTCTACGTCGACGAATTCCCCAAAACGCAGTCGGGCAAGATCATCCGGCGGGCCATTCAGGGGACCTACGTCGGCGAGGACCTGGGTGACATGAGCAGCATCGAGAACCCGGCGGCGCTCGAGAACCTCGAGGACGCCCGCTGA
- a CDS encoding SDR family oxidoreductase, with amino-acid sequence MSQNQVTPPTVTRDEIYTFPDESFTDRNVCLVTGAASGIGRATALAAAGNGLTVAATDVDEVGLEGTVDRGTDLDLEGTIASVPGDLTDDDDLERIVEEAAELGDLTYLANVAGMQHIDSIDSFPMETYDRMHRIMLRAPLYLSKLCIPHFQETEDGEGCVGNMASVHGHYVTSDKVAYNVSKFGLRGLTQSIAAEGDGLVRAFSISTAYVKTPLVTAQLEDTAEQRGISVDEVVEDVMLGQSRVKEMMEPIDVANLFLLGFSDLGRHLDGGDLLFDGGMTLTYE; translated from the coding sequence ATGTCTCAGAACCAGGTCACGCCACCGACGGTGACACGCGACGAGATTTACACGTTCCCCGACGAGTCGTTTACCGACCGAAACGTCTGTCTCGTCACGGGAGCGGCCTCGGGTATCGGCCGGGCGACGGCGCTTGCGGCCGCCGGCAACGGCCTGACCGTCGCCGCCACCGACGTCGACGAGGTCGGACTCGAGGGGACGGTCGACCGCGGCACGGACCTCGACCTCGAGGGGACGATCGCGTCGGTTCCCGGTGATCTGACCGACGACGACGACCTCGAGCGTATCGTCGAGGAGGCCGCGGAACTGGGCGATCTCACGTACCTGGCGAACGTGGCGGGGATGCAACACATCGATTCGATCGATTCCTTCCCGATGGAGACCTACGACCGCATGCATCGGATCATGCTCCGAGCGCCGCTGTACCTCTCGAAACTCTGCATTCCCCACTTCCAGGAGACCGAGGACGGCGAGGGCTGCGTCGGGAACATGGCGTCGGTCCACGGCCACTACGTCACGAGCGATAAGGTCGCGTACAACGTCTCGAAATTCGGTCTACGCGGGCTTACGCAGTCGATCGCGGCCGAAGGCGACGGGCTGGTTCGGGCGTTCTCGATCAGCACCGCCTACGTGAAGACGCCGCTGGTGACGGCCCAACTCGAGGACACGGCCGAACAGCGCGGGATCAGCGTCGACGAGGTCGTCGAAGACGTCATGCTCGGACAGTCCCGCGTCAAGGAGATGATGGAACCGATCGACGTCGCGAACCTCTTCCTGCTCGGCTTCTCCGATCTCGGCCGGCACTTAGACGGCGGCGACCTGTTGTTTGATGGTGGGATGACGCTAACCTACGAGTGA
- a CDS encoding class II histone deacetylase — protein sequence MTELRVYYDDAALAHVPPSGEFQLPWSGRLAAREPHPDRRERIENIRSIVGSELDDRTTWTDVDPATESEVTRVHAPAYVDEVRSWAADGGGRLTSETGGNAETYRAALTSAGGAIGAAERAVDPGSSDLPYALVRPSGHHAQTAQSDGFCFFNNVAVAAAHLLETGRADRVAVLDWDVHHANGTQEIFYDRDDVLLVSLHNDHWPWDEVSHPQSCDLTERGIDDGEGYTVNVPLPAGTGDDGYRYAIDELVAPVLAAYDPDVLLVSAGQDPGVMDPLGRNAVTKAGFESLGDRARSLAADHAGGSLALVQEGGYQRTHLAYATLGVLEGALGIESEIDDPFAWMGGNPAPAKRAVDRAIEAHGDYWPLEEGRDGGE from the coding sequence ATGACCGAACTGCGCGTCTACTACGACGACGCGGCGCTCGCCCACGTCCCTCCGTCGGGCGAGTTCCAACTGCCGTGGTCGGGACGACTGGCGGCCAGAGAGCCCCATCCCGACCGACGCGAACGCATCGAGAACATCCGCTCGATCGTCGGGAGCGAACTCGACGATCGGACGACGTGGACGGACGTCGACCCCGCGACCGAATCCGAAGTGACCCGCGTGCACGCGCCAGCCTACGTCGACGAGGTCAGGTCCTGGGCTGCCGACGGCGGGGGCCGCCTGACGTCGGAAACCGGCGGCAACGCCGAGACCTATCGCGCTGCCCTGACGAGCGCCGGCGGGGCGATCGGTGCCGCCGAACGCGCCGTCGACCCCGGGTCCTCGGACCTCCCGTACGCGCTCGTCCGCCCGAGCGGACACCACGCGCAAACGGCCCAGAGCGACGGCTTCTGCTTCTTCAACAACGTCGCCGTCGCCGCGGCTCACCTCCTCGAGACGGGACGGGCCGACCGCGTCGCCGTCCTCGACTGGGACGTCCACCACGCGAACGGCACGCAGGAGATTTTCTACGACCGCGACGACGTCCTCCTCGTCAGCCTCCACAACGACCACTGGCCGTGGGACGAGGTGTCGCACCCGCAATCGTGTGATTTGACCGAACGGGGGATCGACGACGGCGAAGGATACACGGTCAACGTCCCGCTTCCGGCCGGCACCGGCGACGACGGCTACCGGTACGCGATCGACGAGCTCGTTGCTCCGGTGCTGGCGGCGTACGATCCCGACGTCCTGCTCGTGAGTGCGGGGCAGGATCCGGGCGTGATGGATCCGCTCGGCCGAAACGCCGTGACGAAGGCCGGCTTCGAATCGCTCGGCGACCGGGCGCGCTCGCTCGCGGCGGATCACGCGGGCGGTTCCCTCGCGCTCGTCCAGGAGGGCGGCTATCAGAGGACCCATCTCGCGTACGCGACGCTCGGCGTCCTCGAGGGTGCGCTGGGGATCGAATCCGAGATCGACGACCCGTTCGCGTGGATGGGCGGCAATCCGGCCCCCGCGAAGCGAGCGGTCGATCGGGCGATCGAGGCCCACGGCGACTACTGGCCGCTCGAGGAGGGCCGGGACGGAGGCGAGTGA
- a CDS encoding DUF7518 family protein, which translates to MSNNRVESLESTVAELESTVEGLTGELIEAKERIRVLEAELDTDTPTRVPERRSDGAESGTEETPETEPDDVAEATADADSETGAAGDEAEDSGNDDIIVA; encoded by the coding sequence ATGTCGAACAACCGTGTCGAATCACTCGAATCGACGGTCGCGGAACTCGAGTCGACGGTAGAAGGGCTGACAGGCGAGCTTATCGAGGCGAAAGAGCGGATCCGCGTCCTCGAGGCCGAACTCGACACCGACACGCCGACGCGCGTCCCCGAACGGCGCAGCGATGGAGCGGAGTCCGGAACCGAGGAAACGCCGGAGACCGAACCCGACGACGTGGCCGAAGCGACGGCCGACGCCGATAGCGAGACGGGGGCTGCCGGCGACGAAGCGGAAGACTCAGGTAACGACGACATTATTGTCGCATAA
- the smc gene encoding chromosome segregation protein SMC, translating into MYIKALVLDNFKSFGRKTKIPFYEDFTVVTGPNGSGKSNIIDAVLFALGLARTRGIRAEKLTDLIYNPGHDDGTATGGPREAVVEVILDNSDHTLERSQVVNAAGSEDVGDVDEIRIRRRVKETDDNYYSYYYLNNRSVNLSDIQDLLAQAGVTPEGYNVVMQGDVTEIINMTPHSRRVIIDEIAGVAEFDAKKEDAFEELETVQERIDEAELRIEEKRDRLDQLADERQQALRYRRLRREKEEYEGYKKASELEEKRDELDSIESRADDLADELRELQRELDEREGKVVRLQEDLEDLNAEIERKGEDEQLRIKSEIEEIKGDISRLEDKIEASEGAIEEAESDRREAFVQIDRKQETIEDLETEMRDHKLEKASIKTEIQQREAEREDLEAEIDAVDTEFDELKAELSDRKDELETEKTAKNDLQREQDRLLDEARRRSNAISETEDDIEAKRAEIPEIESQRGDLERELEKAKRNRTNITEVVDDLKTEKRRLQSDADDLDDEIQAKQQEYAELEANAGESGDSSFGRAVTTILNSGIDGVHGAVAQLGTVSGEFAVACETAAGGRLANVVVDDDVVGQQCIEHLKSRNAGRATFLPLTDMSQRRLPNAPSDPGIVDFAYNLVDFDGQYAGVFSYVLGDTLVVEDLETARSYMGDYRMVTLDGDLVEKSGAMTGGSGSGSRYSFTGGGEGQLERVAKQITELQDERESLREELRGVEERLDDARDRKSDAADEVRSIEAELEGFDDRRETIEAEIEDLEADLEELREERESVDERMNEIADEIEAKTATVEEIEADIDDLETELADSKIPELTDQIEELDAEIAERERRIQDHDSKLNELSLEKEYAEDAIEDLHDDIETAQNRKAEHEERIEDHGEQIEAKRETLAEKREAVADLEDELAELKDDRNDLKEDLSEARTERDQQQDRVNAVESKLENARERASSLEWEIESLESEVGDYDPTDVPDHETVLEMIDHLGADMEAMEPVNMLAIDEYETVRSDLEDLEEGKATLVEEADGIRERIEQYETQKKRTFMDAYEAIAAHFTEIFEKLSEGTGTLHLENEADPFDGGLTMKAQPGDKPIQRLDAMSGGEKSLTALAFIFAIQRHNPAPFYALDEVDAFLDAVNAERIGEMVDELSEKAQFVVVSHRTAMLDRSERAIGVTMQQDNVSAVTGIDLSNGEVPADD; encoded by the coding sequence ATGTATATCAAAGCGCTCGTTCTGGACAATTTCAAGAGCTTCGGCCGCAAAACCAAGATCCCGTTCTACGAGGATTTCACGGTCGTGACGGGCCCGAACGGCTCGGGCAAGTCGAACATCATCGACGCCGTTCTCTTCGCGCTCGGGTTGGCACGGACCCGCGGGATCCGAGCCGAGAAACTGACCGACCTCATCTACAACCCCGGCCACGACGACGGGACCGCCACCGGCGGGCCCCGCGAGGCCGTCGTCGAGGTCATCCTCGACAATTCCGATCACACGCTCGAGCGCTCGCAGGTCGTCAACGCGGCCGGAAGCGAAGACGTCGGCGACGTCGACGAGATACGGATCCGACGGCGCGTCAAAGAGACCGACGACAACTACTACTCCTACTACTACCTCAACAACCGCTCGGTCAATCTCTCCGACATCCAGGATTTGCTGGCCCAGGCCGGCGTCACTCCGGAGGGCTACAACGTCGTCATGCAGGGCGACGTCACCGAGATCATCAACATGACACCCCACTCCCGCCGGGTGATCATCGACGAAATCGCGGGCGTCGCGGAGTTCGACGCCAAGAAAGAAGACGCCTTCGAGGAACTCGAGACGGTCCAGGAACGGATCGACGAAGCCGAACTCCGGATCGAAGAGAAACGCGACCGCCTCGACCAGCTCGCCGACGAACGCCAGCAAGCCCTCCGCTACCGACGGCTCCGCCGCGAGAAAGAGGAGTACGAAGGGTACAAGAAGGCCAGCGAACTCGAGGAGAAACGCGACGAACTCGACTCGATCGAGTCGAGAGCCGACGACCTCGCGGACGAACTCCGCGAACTCCAGCGGGAACTCGACGAACGCGAGGGAAAAGTCGTCCGCCTGCAGGAAGACCTCGAGGACTTGAACGCCGAGATCGAGCGGAAGGGTGAGGACGAACAGCTCCGAATCAAAAGCGAGATCGAGGAGATCAAAGGCGACATTTCGCGCCTCGAGGACAAGATCGAGGCCAGCGAAGGGGCGATCGAGGAGGCCGAATCCGATCGCCGTGAGGCGTTCGTCCAGATCGACCGCAAGCAGGAGACGATCGAGGATCTCGAGACGGAAATGCGAGATCACAAACTCGAGAAGGCCTCGATCAAGACCGAAATTCAGCAACGTGAGGCCGAACGGGAGGATCTCGAGGCCGAGATCGATGCCGTCGACACCGAGTTCGACGAACTCAAAGCCGAACTGAGCGATCGAAAGGACGAACTGGAAACGGAAAAGACCGCGAAGAACGACCTCCAGCGCGAACAAGACCGACTGCTGGACGAGGCCCGTCGCCGCTCGAACGCAATCAGCGAAACGGAAGACGATATCGAGGCGAAACGCGCCGAGATACCGGAGATCGAGAGTCAGCGGGGCGATCTCGAGCGAGAACTCGAGAAAGCGAAGCGAAACCGGACGAACATCACGGAGGTCGTCGACGATCTGAAAACCGAAAAGCGCCGCCTCCAGTCGGACGCCGACGACCTCGACGACGAGATTCAGGCGAAACAACAGGAGTACGCCGAACTCGAGGCCAATGCCGGCGAGAGCGGCGATTCCTCGTTCGGCCGCGCGGTCACGACGATCCTCAATTCGGGAATCGACGGCGTCCACGGCGCGGTCGCCCAACTCGGCACCGTCTCCGGCGAGTTCGCGGTCGCCTGTGAGACGGCCGCCGGTGGCCGCCTCGCGAACGTGGTCGTCGACGACGACGTCGTCGGCCAGCAGTGTATCGAACACCTCAAATCCCGAAACGCCGGTCGCGCGACCTTCCTGCCGCTTACGGATATGAGCCAACGGCGACTCCCGAACGCACCCAGCGACCCGGGGATCGTCGACTTCGCGTACAATCTCGTCGACTTCGACGGCCAGTACGCCGGCGTCTTCTCGTACGTCCTCGGGGACACCCTGGTCGTCGAGGATCTCGAAACCGCCCGCTCGTACATGGGCGACTATCGGATGGTGACGCTGGACGGCGACCTGGTCGAGAAGAGCGGCGCGATGACCGGCGGATCGGGCAGCGGCTCGCGGTACTCCTTTACCGGCGGCGGCGAAGGCCAACTCGAGCGCGTCGCCAAACAGATCACGGAGCTACAGGACGAACGCGAGTCCCTCCGGGAGGAGCTCCGCGGCGTCGAAGAGCGCCTCGACGACGCCCGCGACCGCAAGAGCGACGCGGCCGACGAGGTGCGATCGATCGAAGCCGAACTCGAGGGATTCGACGACCGACGGGAGACGATCGAGGCGGAAATCGAGGATCTGGAGGCGGATCTCGAGGAGCTGCGCGAGGAACGCGAGTCCGTCGACGAGCGGATGAACGAGATCGCAGACGAGATCGAAGCGAAGACGGCGACGGTCGAGGAGATCGAAGCCGACATCGACGACCTGGAGACCGAACTCGCGGACTCGAAGATCCCGGAGCTGACCGATCAGATCGAGGAGCTGGACGCCGAGATCGCGGAACGCGAGCGGCGAATTCAGGACCACGACAGCAAACTCAACGAACTGAGCCTCGAGAAGGAGTACGCCGAGGACGCCATCGAGGATCTTCACGACGACATCGAGACCGCCCAGAACCGCAAAGCCGAACACGAAGAGCGGATCGAAGACCACGGCGAGCAGATCGAGGCGAAACGCGAGACGCTCGCCGAAAAGCGCGAGGCCGTCGCGGACCTCGAAGACGAACTCGCCGAGTTGAAAGACGATCGGAACGATCTCAAGGAGGACCTGAGCGAAGCCCGGACCGAACGCGACCAACAGCAGGATCGTGTCAACGCCGTCGAGAGTAAGCTCGAGAACGCTCGCGAGCGCGCGAGTAGCCTCGAGTGGGAGATCGAATCGCTGGAATCGGAGGTCGGCGACTACGACCCGACGGACGTCCCCGACCACGAGACCGTCCTCGAGATGATCGACCATCTCGGCGCGGATATGGAGGCGATGGAGCCGGTGAATATGCTCGCGATCGACGAGTACGAGACGGTTCGAAGCGATCTCGAGGATCTCGAGGAGGGCAAGGCGACACTGGTCGAGGAAGCTGACGGGATCCGGGAGCGCATCGAGCAGTACGAAACCCAGAAAAAGCGGACGTTCATGGACGCATACGAGGCGATCGCCGCTCACTTCACCGAGATCTTCGAGAAGCTTTCGGAGGGGACCGGAACGCTGCACTTAGAGAACGAGGCCGATCCGTTCGACGGCGGGTTGACGATGAAGGCTCAGCCGGGTGACAAGCCGATCCAGCGCCTCGACGCGATGTCCGGCGGCGAAAAGTCGCTGACGGCGCTGGCGTTCATCTTCGCGATTCAGCGGCACAATCCGGCACCGTTCTACGCGCTCGACGAGGTCGACGCCTTCCTCGATGCGGTCAACGCCGAGCGGATCGGCGAGATGGTCGACGAACTCTCCGAGAAGGCCCAGTTCGTCGTCGTCTCCCACCGCACGGCGATGCTCGACCGCTCCGAGCGGGCGATCGGCGTCACGATGCAACAGGACAACGTGAGCGCGGTGACCGGGATCGACCTGAGTAATGGAGAGGTGCCGGCTGATGACTAG